The nucleotide sequence TGCCATATTTCTCAAGAGGAAGGTTGTTTATAGCAAAAGATAAACTAAGCTTTGGAAAATTCAATTTTATCTTTGCTGATGAGTTGGATATCTTTTGGGATGTTGAAGCACAACAAAAGAAAGAAGAAGAAATTGATATTTTAGATATTTACCATAAAAAGAATTATAAAGGCATAGATATCTACCATGGAAAGTTGAGAGTTAGGAAAATCTATAGTGGATTTATTGTCAAAGGAAAAAACATAGATAACTTTTATCAAGAACTCTTATCTCTTAAAGATAACGGCATTTTAGATGCAGAAATTGAGCTTTTTAAAGATTTCTTTGGCTTAAACTTTATAAGCGTTAGATTTAAAAAAGAGATTATTAGGGATTTTGAGACAGATGGAATTTGGTATGTATTTCCAGATAATATTAGAGATGTCGCAAATGAAGAGTTTTTTGAGTTTTTAAATGTTATAGAAGAAGATGATTTGGCTATTTCAATTTATAGAGATAGAAAGCTTAGCAGAAAAGAGCTATTTCCAATCTACTTAGGAGCTACAACACATTATATAAAAAATGTTATTAAAAACAGAGTTAAAAAGCATTTAAATGTTAAAAAAGACACTAAAAAAGTTGAACTCCTAACTTACAAAATAAAAAAACTTATTGACAGCAAAGATGGAATTGTTGGGGGCTTACATGCTATAGAGCATAATATAATAAAGATAACTCCAATTTTTACATACATAGATAGTAGAGAGATTGGGGGCTATAGCTATGAGAGATTTAACAAAAATCCATTTAAAGATAAAGCGGTTATTTTTATCTACGATGGGAATGAAGGAGGTTTTGGATTAGCTGAAATTTTATATGAAAATGCTGAAAGATTATTGAATAAAAGCTTAGAGCATTTAAAAAACTGTAACTGCATAGATGGCTGTCCGCTCTGTATTTATTCAACAAAATGTGGAACATTTAATGAATTTTTAGATAAGTGGCAAGCAATAAGAATTTTAAAGAAGTTGATTAAGTAAAGAGCCAAGATAATAGGAAACGATAATAAAAACAATTACCAAACATAGAAATACTAAATCCAATAATGTTATTTTGTTATCATATAGTGCTAACTCACTATTTTCATTATATCCTCTTGATAGCATAGCTAAATATGTCCTCTCTCCCTGTTCATAAGCTCTAATAAATAAAGTCCCAACAGTGTATCCAAAAATTTTTAAGGCATTTTTATATCCCAAAGTTTTTCTATTATATCCTCTCGATTTTTGTGCTTTTAGAGTTTTTTCCATAACTTCATACATTAAAAACAGATATCTTATCATTAAACCAAGAAGCATAGCCATAATATTTGGCATTCCTAACTTTCGAGAAGCACTTATAACTTGATACATAGGGGTTGTTGATGATAGAAGCATTATTGCAGAAACACATACTAAAAATTTCAAAAACATGGTTATTCCAAATAATAATCCTTCATAATAAATTGAAAATCCAAATAAATTATAAATTACTGTCTCCCCTCTAACAAATGGCTGAAATATAGCTAAGAATATACCAAATGGTAAAACAAGGATGGTTCTTTTAACCACATCAAAAAATGTCTTTGATATAATCATTAAAAAGACTAAAAATAGCTCTAAAATTATCAGTGAGTATATATTGCCCTGTAAATTTGCAAATAAGACTATTATAAAAATAGAGATTAACTTTATCCTTGCATCAATCCTATGCATTAAACTTTCCTTTGAAGATAATTTTTCTACAATATATACATTACCGTGCATGATACTTCCCCAAAAACTTTAATTGAAAATAGAAAAAATTTTGTTTAAAAATTAAAAGAGGTTAAAGAGTATTTAGTTTGAACTTGGCTTTTTTAAAACTATTGCTACACCATAAGCAAGAGCTAACATTATTAATGTCCCTACAATCATGGCAATAACTTCTCCAACTTTACCCATTCCTTCTATTGAGTAATCTGGCATTGGAGATGGAGCTACTGTCCCCTCTTCCTCAAGACCGAGAGCTTGTAAGTTTTTATGTAACGCATCTTCATTTATAATTTTCTCAGCAGTACTTTCTAAACCGTCTGGATTGCTTGAAGCTAAGAATGGAGCTAATATGGCAATTATTATAGCTACAATCAACCCCCCAATAAGTATCTTATTGTCCATTTAATACCACCTTAATTTATTATTTATTGTGTGCTTAAACTTTTAACTAAATCAGGTTTTGTTGAACTTAAATAACTTACAACTATTGCAGTAATAACCCCTTCAATAATACCTATAACAGCGTGGTAGAGACCCATATACATTAAACCTTTGTCTAATGGGAATACTCCTCCAATAGCTAATTCAATAGCACACGCTATAGCAGCTAAGAATGTTGCACACCATCCACCTAAGAAAGATGCCAAAGCAACATTTGATTTTTTCAATGCTTTGAAAACATAATAACCAACAAAACCACCAATAATACCCATGTTGAAGATATTAGCCCCCATTGCTAACAATCCACCATCTGCGAAGAACAACCCCTGAACAATTAAAACCAATGTTAGCATTAAAACTCCAGCCCATGGGCTGTCAAATATAATTGCTGTTAATGCACTACCTACCATGTGCCCACTTGTTCCCCATGGAATTGGCATGTTCATTGCTTGAATTGCAAAGATACCTGCAGCTAAAGCAGCAAATAATGGAACTGATTTCTCATCTAAGTTATTTTTTGCCCACATTATGGACTTTGCTACGAATATCAACGATATTATCCAGAAAAGGATGCTTTCCCATATTGGTAGAAATCCATCTGGTATGTGCATAGTTTCACCTTTTTGATATTATCTAATTGAATTAACATCATACTTAATGTAGGTAATACTATTTAAACTTTTTTACTTAAAATTTATTAAAAATGTCTTGAGTTAATATAAAAAAATGTTACATAAAATTAAAATAAAAGAAATTGAGATACTAAATATTATT is from Methanocaldococcus bathoardescens and encodes:
- the cbiM gene encoding cobalt transporter CbiM, translated to MHIPDGFLPIWESILFWIISLIFVAKSIMWAKNNLDEKSVPLFAALAAGIFAIQAMNMPIPWGTSGHMVGSALTAIIFDSPWAGVLMLTLVLIVQGLFFADGGLLAMGANIFNMGIIGGFVGYYVFKALKKSNVALASFLGGWCATFLAAIACAIELAIGGVFPLDKGLMYMGLYHAVIGIIEGVITAIVVSYLSSTKPDLVKSLSTQ
- a CDS encoding PDGLE domain-containing protein, which encodes MDNKILIGGLIVAIIIAILAPFLASSNPDGLESTAEKIINEDALHKNLQALGLEEEGTVAPSPMPDYSIEGMGKVGEVIAMIVGTLIMLALAYGVAIVLKKPSSN
- the cbiQ gene encoding cobalt ECF transporter T component CbiQ is translated as MHGNVYIVEKLSSKESLMHRIDARIKLISIFIIVLFANLQGNIYSLIILELFLVFLMIISKTFFDVVKRTILVLPFGIFLAIFQPFVRGETVIYNLFGFSIYYEGLLFGITMFLKFLVCVSAIMLLSSTTPMYQVISASRKLGMPNIMAMLLGLMIRYLFLMYEVMEKTLKAQKSRGYNRKTLGYKNALKIFGYTVGTLFIRAYEQGERTYLAMLSRGYNENSELALYDNKITLLDLVFLCLVIVFIIVSYYLGSLLNQLL